The Microcebus murinus isolate Inina chromosome 1, M.murinus_Inina_mat1.0, whole genome shotgun sequence genome includes a region encoding these proteins:
- the ELP6 gene encoding elongator complex protein 6 isoform X2 — MLSEAGKLTLLCDAKTDGSFLVHHFLSFYLKANCKVCFVALIQSFSHYNIVGQKLGVSLTSARERGQLVFLEGLKSSVDVFFQANEEPHPLQFLREAKPGNLQPLFEFVREALKPEENGEAAWRCPVLLVDDLSLLLSLGVGAVAVLDFVHYCRATVCWELKGNMVVLVHDSGDAEDEENDILLNGLSHQSHLILRTEGLATGFCRDVHGQLRILWRRPSQPTAPRDRSLTYQYKIQDKSVSFFAKGMSPAVL, encoded by the exons ATGCTCTCAGAGGCC GGGAAATTGACTCTACTCTGTGATGCGAAGACAGATGGCAGTTTCCTTGTGCACCACTTTCTCTCCTTCTACCTCAAAG ctAATTGTAAAGTCTGCTTTGTGGCACTCATCCAGTCCTTCAGCCACTACAACATCGTGGGACAGAAGCTG GGTGTCAGCCTGACCTCGGCTCGGGAACGTGGACAGCTTGTGTTCCTTGAGGGTCTCAAGTCCTCGGTGGATGTCTTCTTCCAGGCTAACGAGGAGCCACACCCCCTGCAGTTTCTCAG GGAGGCCAAACCTGGGAACCTGCAACCGTTGTTTGAGTTTGTGAGGGAGGCCCTGAAGCCCGAGGAAAACGGAGAGGCTGCGTGGAGGTGCCCAGTGCTGCTGGTGGACGATCTCAGTTTGCTCCTGAGCCTGGGCGTGGGGGCAGTGGCTGTGCTGGACTTTGTTCACTACTGCAGAGCCACTGTGTGCTGGGAACTAAAG GGCAACATGGTGGTCCTTGTGCATGACAGTGGAGATGCTGAGGACGAGGAGAATGACATCCTGCTGAATGGTCTCAGTCATCAGAGCCACCTGATCCTGCGGACTGAGGGCCTGGCCACCGGGTTCTGCAGGGATGTGCATGGGCAG CTGAGGATCCTGTGGAGGAGGCCATCACAGCCCACAGCCCCGCGGGATCGGAGCCTCACTTACCAGTATAAGATACAGGACAAGAGTGTGTCCTTTTTTGCCAAAGGAATGTCTCCTGCTGTTCTGTGA
- the ELP6 gene encoding elongator complex protein 6 isoform X1, with amino-acid sequence MFPELNNLLNITPDRAEQGKLTLLCDAKTDGSFLVHHFLSFYLKANCKVCFVALIQSFSHYNIVGQKLGVSLTSARERGQLVFLEGLKSSVDVFFQANEEPHPLQFLREAKPGNLQPLFEFVREALKPEENGEAAWRCPVLLVDDLSLLLSLGVGAVAVLDFVHYCRATVCWELKGNMVVLVHDSGDAEDEENDILLNGLSHQSHLILRTEGLATGFCRDVHGQLRILWRRPSQPTAPRDRSLTYQYKIQDKSVSFFAKGMSPAVL; translated from the exons ATGTTTCCGGAACTCAATAACCTTCTCAACATCACCCCCGACAGGGCGGAGCAG GGGAAATTGACTCTACTCTGTGATGCGAAGACAGATGGCAGTTTCCTTGTGCACCACTTTCTCTCCTTCTACCTCAAAG ctAATTGTAAAGTCTGCTTTGTGGCACTCATCCAGTCCTTCAGCCACTACAACATCGTGGGACAGAAGCTG GGTGTCAGCCTGACCTCGGCTCGGGAACGTGGACAGCTTGTGTTCCTTGAGGGTCTCAAGTCCTCGGTGGATGTCTTCTTCCAGGCTAACGAGGAGCCACACCCCCTGCAGTTTCTCAG GGAGGCCAAACCTGGGAACCTGCAACCGTTGTTTGAGTTTGTGAGGGAGGCCCTGAAGCCCGAGGAAAACGGAGAGGCTGCGTGGAGGTGCCCAGTGCTGCTGGTGGACGATCTCAGTTTGCTCCTGAGCCTGGGCGTGGGGGCAGTGGCTGTGCTGGACTTTGTTCACTACTGCAGAGCCACTGTGTGCTGGGAACTAAAG GGCAACATGGTGGTCCTTGTGCATGACAGTGGAGATGCTGAGGACGAGGAGAATGACATCCTGCTGAATGGTCTCAGTCATCAGAGCCACCTGATCCTGCGGACTGAGGGCCTGGCCACCGGGTTCTGCAGGGATGTGCATGGGCAG CTGAGGATCCTGTGGAGGAGGCCATCACAGCCCACAGCCCCGCGGGATCGGAGCCTCACTTACCAGTATAAGATACAGGACAAGAGTGTGTCCTTTTTTGCCAAAGGAATGTCTCCTGCTGTTCTGTGA